A portion of the Magnolia sinica isolate HGM2019 chromosome 17, MsV1, whole genome shotgun sequence genome contains these proteins:
- the LOC131230554 gene encoding uncharacterized protein LOC131230554 — translation MDSWLIWNARGVGNSPTISSLKRLIIQSRPSLVAILEPMLRDEKRVGTGLKLGFHQSISNAHEGGKIWIFHNSPLSIDHVSTSNQLLSLLIKVQGCLEVLLASFVYAKCSKILRRSMWDQLLVLTNGFSIPWLVARDFNAVLYPSERRGPGSFDTQSAAEFNEGINRAGLKDAGFTGNIYTWCNNQQGLSRAWARLDRACSNDDWMRSFPSFQVSLLPRIHFDHGPLLISFPHQPRNSPKQFRFQRMWCLHDSFQEVVKQTWASNLTGDLMLAESNVVAAELAMQTKNNEASIQVLQQAKEKLTHMELCEEIFWKQKSRNHQLKEGDRNSKFFHSSASYCARRSQISTIQLEDGTVLSDNVSIKNAAFSFFSSLMEATPSTPASDILDAIPPTISADDNRGLLLDLTIEEVHAAFMAIPADSAPGPDGFLGAFLHHCWDVVGQDILAAVCSFFHGSPLPRTFLASFLCLIPKSSAPVKFFDFRPISLYWDLYSHKLFLLNREFLSKADPLRKITLWQKRSLEILTKRSEAIQLVEKCWNNSWFSILINGEPTGFFKSAQGLHQGDPLFPTLFIITAEVLSRGFRRLIDSGSCSPFQTRGDCPVILHLLYADDMFLLANGFSRCLRKISKFLALYQSTSG, via the exons ATGGATAGTTGGCTGATCTGGAACGCTCGTGGGGTCGGCAACAGCCCCACAATTTCCTCTCTTAAGCGACTCATCATTCAGTCTAGGCCATCGCTTGTGGCTATCCTAGAACCTATGCTCCGGGATGAGAAACGTGTTGGTACGGGGCTGAAGCTTGGTTTTCATCAGTCCATTTCTAATGCGCATGAAGGTGGTAAAATTTGGATCTTTCATAATTCCCCACTCTCCATCGACCATGTTTCTACTTCTAACCAACTTTTGTCTCTCCTGATTAAAGTTCAAGGTTGTTTGGAGGTGCTTCTTGCCTCCTTTGTTTATGCAAAATGTTCCAAAATCCTCCGTAGATCGATGTGGGACCAGCTACTGGTCCTGACAAATGGCTTCTCCATTCCATGGTTGGTGGCAAGGGACTTTAATGCAGTCCTTTACCCTTCAGAAAGAAGGGGCCCGGGGTCTTTTGATACTCAGAGTGCAGCTGAATTTAATGAGGGGATTAATAGAGCGGGTCTAAAGGACGCAGGTTTTACAGGTAACATCTATACTTGGTGCAATAATCAGCAGGGCCTTTCCAGAGCTTGGGCCAGACTGGACAGGGCCTGCAGTAATGACGACTGGATGCGTTCCTTCCCTTCCTTCCAAGTTTCGCTTCTCCCCAGGATTCACTTCGACCATGGCCCCCTTCTAATCTCTTTCCCTCATCAGCCCAGAAACAGCCCAAAGCAGTTCAGATTTCAACGCATGTGGTGCTTACATGATTCCTTCCAGGAGGTGGTGAAACAGACCTGGGCATCCAACTTAACAGGGGACCTGATGCTA GCAGAATCAAACGTGGTTGCAGCTGAATTGGCTATGCAAACTAAAAACAATGAAGCCTCGATCCAAGTTCTTCAGCAGGCCAAAGAAAAACTGACACATATGGAGCTTTGCGAGGAGATTTTCTGGAAACAAAAGTCGAGAAACCATCAGTTGAAAGAGGGAGACCGGAATTCCAAATTCTTCCACTCCTCTGCATCATACTGTGCTAGAAGATCACAAATTTCAACGATCCAACTAGAAGATGGTACTGTCCTATCGGATAATGTCTCCATCAAGAATGCAGCGTTTTCCTTCTTCTCGAGCCTCATGGAGGCCACCCCATCCACTCCTGCTTCAGATATCCTTGATGCTATTCCCCCAACAATCTCAGCAGACGACAATAGAGGTCTTCTACTCGACCTAACCATCGAAGAGGTTCATGCGGCTTTCATGGCTATCCCAGCTGATAGCGCTCCTGGACCGGACGGCTTCTTGGGGGCCTTTCTTCATCACTGCTGGGACGTCGTGGGTCAGGATATCCTTGCAGCGGTTTGTTCCTTCTTTCATGGGAGTCCTCTTCCGAGGACCTTCTTGGCATCCTTCCTATGCCTCATTCCCAAATCCTCCGCTCCTGTCAAATTCTTCGACTTTCGGCCTATCAGCCTTT ATTGGGATCTTTACTCCCACAAATTATTTCTGCTGAACAGGGAGTTTTTGTCTAAAGCTGATCCATTGCGGAAAATTACGCTCTGGCAGAAGAGATCTTTAGAGATATTGACAAAAAGGTCAGAGGCG ATACAGCTAGTTGAGAAATGCTGGAACAATTCGTGGTTCTCTATCCTCATTAATGGGGAGCCCACTGGCTTCTTCAAATCCGCACAGGGCCTCCACCAAGGCGATCCCCTCTTTCCGACCCTGTTCATCATTACGGCAGAAGTTTTGAGCCGAGGTTTCAGACGGTTAATCGATTCGGGTAGCTGCAGCCCTTTTCAAACTCGCGGCGATTGCCCCGTCATCTTGCATTTGCTATACGCTGATGACATGTTTCTTCTTGCGAACGGATTCTCCCGCTgcctcagaaaaatctctaagtttctcGCCCTCTACCAATCCACTTCTGGCTAG